Proteins encoded together in one Bacteroides ovatus window:
- a CDS encoding RagB/SusD family nutrient uptake outer membrane protein, which produces MKIQKLFLAVLSSSVLCTSCMDNFLDTESPSIPSDENLFKSTALTEAALMGVYATMTDTYIYGQKLCVNWQGASDVEVGSGAFSTENYNSTLRDEGAGNFYDDNYNRNTRWDKLYYLAESATTIVDGIRRSPLMQSTSDKAAMRRYLGEALALKALGYFELIRYWGDVPYKEHASESGLGNVYIGKVDRDIVYNYIIEDLKEAIEYLPWMGEESYTVERMNKGFAKGLLAKVALFAGGWSVRDGNQFPDLDVEHHPTIPEMNGYFVGRPKNWKDYYELAAKQCAEILGATDNPHELDPSYENIWSTVNHLEYNKYNENLFEVAFGEGQNGDVGATMGYNLNRGVFNTTQGMGGAGYAATTAYYFYSFDPADTRRDVTCVFQEYINENGKNKEVIRCNPLGVACGKWRWYWMTDNYMKVRFPKANSRIATGINWILMRYSDIYLMFAEAQNVLTGPDAVSPIAGMSPRQALEKVRERAFGTGAPEITQYDADFFTAIVNERAWEFGCESIRRQDLTRWGLLAEKIEEMKIGLCMLYDYKPVTIFGKTYQVDEIPRKIYYKYEDSDNPEYIDMSSVNFNEDMGTGTASASKGQYECNWISMQVTLNKDGDINATLNTNYVKTMARILVCGTGLNASYDYSNLFGRLNWGGEAEAEFRKYSVGNGVCNYRHVFAIYYEDVNKTQGYVSNSYGYK; this is translated from the coding sequence ATGAAAATACAGAAACTATTTTTAGCGGTTTTATCCTCCTCTGTGTTATGCACTTCGTGTATGGATAATTTTTTGGATACCGAAAGTCCTTCTATTCCAAGTGATGAGAATCTGTTTAAATCGACAGCTCTGACGGAAGCAGCCCTGATGGGTGTATATGCGACAATGACGGACACCTATATATATGGTCAGAAACTGTGTGTCAACTGGCAGGGAGCTTCTGACGTGGAGGTTGGCTCGGGTGCGTTTTCTACGGAAAACTATAATTCGACACTTCGTGATGAAGGTGCTGGCAATTTTTATGACGATAATTATAACCGGAATACCAGATGGGACAAACTTTATTATCTGGCAGAATCCGCCACTACTATCGTAGATGGTATACGTCGGTCACCGTTGATGCAATCTACTTCGGACAAGGCTGCCATGCGTAGATATTTAGGAGAGGCATTAGCACTAAAAGCGTTAGGCTATTTTGAATTGATCCGTTATTGGGGAGATGTGCCATATAAAGAGCATGCGTCTGAAAGCGGATTGGGAAATGTCTATATAGGAAAAGTGGATCGTGATATTGTTTATAATTATATCATAGAGGATTTGAAAGAGGCAATTGAATATCTGCCTTGGATGGGAGAAGAATCATATACGGTAGAACGCATGAATAAAGGTTTTGCCAAAGGACTGCTGGCAAAGGTAGCGCTATTTGCTGGAGGATGGTCTGTACGGGATGGAAATCAGTTTCCGGACTTGGATGTGGAACATCATCCGACCATTCCGGAAATGAACGGATATTTCGTCGGTCGCCCTAAGAATTGGAAAGATTATTATGAACTGGCTGCCAAACAGTGTGCGGAGATTTTGGGAGCGACTGATAATCCTCATGAGCTTGATCCCAGTTATGAGAATATTTGGTCTACTGTCAATCATCTGGAATACAACAAGTATAATGAAAACCTGTTTGAAGTTGCTTTTGGTGAAGGACAGAATGGAGATGTGGGGGCCACGATGGGATACAACCTGAACAGAGGGGTTTTTAATACCACCCAAGGTATGGGAGGGGCAGGATATGCGGCTACTACTGCTTACTATTTTTATTCATTTGATCCGGCAGACACCCGTCGGGATGTTACTTGTGTTTTCCAGGAATATATCAATGAGAATGGAAAAAATAAGGAAGTTATTCGCTGTAATCCATTAGGAGTGGCTTGTGGTAAATGGCGTTGGTATTGGATGACTGATAATTATATGAAAGTCCGTTTCCCGAAAGCTAATTCACGTATTGCTACTGGTATCAACTGGATTTTGATGCGGTATTCAGATATTTACCTGATGTTTGCGGAGGCTCAAAATGTATTGACAGGACCGGATGCAGTTAGTCCGATTGCCGGTATGTCTCCCCGACAGGCTTTGGAAAAGGTTCGTGAAAGAGCATTTGGTACTGGTGCTCCCGAAATCACGCAGTATGACGCGGATTTCTTCACGGCTATTGTCAATGAACGGGCATGGGAGTTTGGATGTGAATCTATTCGTCGTCAGGATTTGACACGTTGGGGATTGTTGGCGGAGAAAATAGAAGAGATGAAAATAGGTCTTTGTATGTTGTATGACTACAAGCCGGTGACTATTTTCGGGAAGACTTATCAAGTGGATGAAATACCGAGAAAAATCTATTATAAATATGAAGACTCTGATAATCCGGAATACATTGATATGTCGTCTGTTAACTTCAATGAGGATATGGGAACCGGTACTGCTTCTGCATCAAAAGGACAGTATGAGTGCAACTGGATCAGTATGCAGGTGACATTGAATAAGGATGGTGATATAAATGCAACCCTGAATACTAATTATGTGAAAACAATGGCTAGAATATTGGTTTGCGGTACAGGGCTGAATGCGTCTTACGACTATTCGAATTTGTTTGGCAGGCTGAACTGGGGCGGTGAAGCCGAAGCGGAGTTCCGTAAATATTCTGTTGGTAATGGAGTGTGTAATTATCGCCATGTATTCGCTATTTATTATGAGGATGTCAATAAGACGCAAGGGTATGTTTCTAATTCGTATGGTTATAAATAA
- a CDS encoding DUF5123 domain-containing protein has translation MKRLVNRLSGACLYVLLALIVGMSSCEDDANDWTVNKNYDALFRPLTFDKSATDATSVTLRYSQIVNAKVYIFEFYTDSLEFNAENYVRTDTILKDTLTVFSESNTPMRVEYRTLFQEFNGSTQYSVRMKGEDAQGKASTYVSVAFKTPDEQLFTGVEVTANSATLTWEETNRVTHLTLAQMVDTKYGEEKQIDLTSEDIAACSKTLSELENGATYRVRIYNNDALRGSYVFKTLGLGGSEILFVEATETGVIDLSTLLSNFVKEKECSNVTVQLTPGAVYKVSELKIPGLDNILFTSTEANENNRPQLIVTNKISLASPIQSLSFEFVCLNGNGEASYMTDWKNSSYAQSISFTGCAIQNIKRTLVRISDGSGVFMTDITIDNCVISEVGTDGYGMINFGKNIDQLEKVSITNSTLINIGDQLMDVKGGIGDVILENCTFYNSMDAKKELPKVFRFDNAASTPPSPKSATMRNLIFSGPNKGKKMNSGNGAYDILNFSDNCYITSDLQEGNNRFEEITRIKQSSDDLFVDPLNGDFHIKPGAGFAGTGNAGDPRWY, from the coding sequence ATGAAAAGACTAGTTAATAGATTATCCGGAGCATGCCTGTATGTACTATTGGCTTTGATAGTGGGTATGTCTTCCTGTGAGGACGATGCCAATGACTGGACAGTTAATAAGAACTATGATGCTTTGTTCCGTCCGTTGACGTTCGATAAGTCGGCTACCGATGCGACTTCGGTTACATTAAGATATTCGCAGATTGTGAATGCAAAAGTCTATATTTTTGAGTTTTATACGGACAGCTTGGAGTTTAATGCGGAAAATTATGTAAGGACAGATACGATTCTGAAAGATACATTGACTGTATTTTCAGAGAGTAATACGCCTATGAGGGTGGAATATCGTACTTTGTTTCAGGAGTTCAACGGTTCTACGCAATATTCTGTTCGTATGAAAGGAGAAGATGCGCAGGGAAAGGCAAGCACTTATGTCAGTGTAGCATTTAAAACTCCGGATGAGCAATTATTTACCGGAGTGGAAGTTACAGCTAATTCCGCAACCTTGACATGGGAAGAAACGAACAGGGTAACTCATCTGACGTTGGCTCAAATGGTGGATACGAAATATGGTGAGGAAAAACAGATTGATTTGACTTCGGAAGATATAGCGGCTTGTTCAAAAACACTCTCCGAATTGGAGAATGGAGCGACCTATCGTGTTCGGATTTATAATAATGATGCATTACGTGGTTCGTATGTATTCAAGACACTGGGATTGGGTGGTAGCGAAATCCTTTTTGTGGAGGCTACGGAAACCGGAGTCATTGATTTAAGTACATTGTTATCTAATTTTGTGAAAGAGAAAGAATGTAGCAATGTAACTGTCCAACTTACTCCGGGGGCGGTGTATAAGGTAAGTGAACTAAAGATTCCGGGATTGGATAATATTTTGTTTACCAGTACGGAAGCTAATGAAAATAATCGTCCACAGCTTATTGTGACTAATAAAATATCATTGGCTTCTCCGATACAGTCTCTGTCATTCGAGTTTGTTTGCCTGAATGGAAATGGCGAGGCCAGTTATATGACGGATTGGAAAAATAGTTCTTATGCCCAGTCTATTTCATTTACAGGATGTGCTATACAGAACATAAAACGTACGCTTGTACGTATTAGCGATGGAAGTGGTGTGTTCATGACGGATATTACGATTGATAACTGTGTCATATCCGAAGTTGGTACGGACGGATATGGAATGATTAATTTCGGAAAAAATATCGATCAGTTGGAAAAGGTTTCTATAACGAATAGTACATTGATTAATATTGGTGACCAGTTGATGGACGTGAAAGGGGGAATCGGTGATGTGATATTGGAAAATTGTACTTTCTATAATTCTATGGATGCTAAGAAGGAATTGCCTAAAGTTTTCCGTTTCGATAATGCGGCAAGTACTCCGCCTTCTCCGAAATCTGCGACAATGCGGAATTTGATTTTCTCCGGTCCGAACAAAGGAAAGAAAATGAATAGTGGAAATGGTGCTTATGACATTTTGAACTTCTCTGATAATTGTTATATCACCTCCGACCTGCAGGAAGGCAATAACAGGTTTGAAGAAATAACGAGAATAAAACAAAGCTCGGATGACTTGTTCGTTGATCCATTGAACGGTGATTTCCATATTAAACCGGGAGCCGGGTTCGCCGGAACGGGTAATGCTGGTGATCCACGTTGGTATTAA
- a CDS encoding pectinesterase family protein, with protein sequence MKNIVLSILLMSACAMIYAQADSSPYQAIVAVDGSGDYKTVQEAINAVPDGQTKPWLILIKNGLYNEQVIIPKNKPYVHLIGQDKDKTIIHLNLNVGSKLTGKEIGGKTAYWEHSVHNPSSPVYKYEGSVVVVKGDHFYTENISYVNDWGVLSDNGPQALAMNSQADCASFYNCKFRSFQDTWMTANNDVSRHYVKDCWIEGAVDYFYGGGDVLLENCTLYNVRSGAVIVAPSHKDAKYGYAFRNCTIDGNSEAADGRLKLGRPWHNNSKTVYINTIMLIPVADEGWTNMGTVPGIFAEYNSRDAQGNVLDLSKRKTEYQYKDRQTGKEVSGTCQATITKEEADKYTYENMIPGNDGWNPRIMMEKLGSPRSLVYQQGTLKWNPVKNAIGYIVYDGEQILGTTTDTSFPVSEVNYALKVSAVNQYGTQGKKGVL encoded by the coding sequence ATGAAGAATATTGTATTATCAATTTTATTGATGAGTGCCTGTGCAATGATTTATGCACAGGCGGACTCATCGCCTTATCAGGCTATTGTAGCTGTTGATGGTAGTGGAGATTATAAAACGGTTCAGGAAGCAATCAATGCTGTACCTGACGGACAGACGAAACCTTGGTTGATTCTGATAAAGAATGGCTTGTATAATGAGCAGGTGATTATCCCTAAGAATAAGCCATACGTACATTTAATAGGCCAGGATAAGGATAAGACCATTATTCATTTAAACTTGAATGTTGGTAGTAAACTGACCGGTAAAGAAATAGGTGGAAAAACAGCTTATTGGGAACACTCGGTTCATAATCCTTCCTCTCCAGTTTATAAATACGAGGGATCGGTAGTGGTGGTAAAAGGAGACCACTTTTATACGGAAAACATTTCGTATGTGAATGACTGGGGAGTTTTATCAGATAATGGTCCGCAGGCTTTGGCTATGAATAGTCAGGCAGATTGTGCTTCCTTTTATAATTGTAAGTTCCGTTCTTTTCAAGATACTTGGATGACTGCCAATAATGATGTCAGTCGGCACTATGTGAAAGATTGCTGGATAGAAGGCGCGGTAGACTATTTTTATGGTGGTGGTGATGTGTTGCTGGAAAACTGTACGCTTTATAATGTACGGAGTGGAGCAGTAATAGTGGCTCCTTCCCATAAAGATGCTAAATATGGTTATGCTTTTCGTAATTGCACTATAGATGGAAACAGTGAAGCGGCTGACGGACGTTTGAAGTTGGGGCGTCCATGGCATAATAATTCGAAGACGGTGTATATCAATACCATCATGCTTATCCCTGTCGCTGATGAAGGATGGACGAATATGGGAACGGTTCCCGGAATTTTTGCCGAATACAATAGTCGTGATGCACAGGGTAATGTGTTGGATTTAAGTAAACGCAAAACGGAATATCAATATAAAGACCGCCAAACCGGTAAGGAAGTATCGGGTACCTGTCAGGCAACTATAACGAAAGAGGAGGCGGACAAATATACGTACGAAAATATGATTCCGGGTAATGATGGCTGGAATCCGCGTATTATGATGGAGAAATTAGGAAGTCCGCGCAGTCTGGTTTATCAGCAAGGCACTCTTAAATGGAATCCTGTGAAGAATGCGATCGGATATATTGTATATGATGGAGAACAGATTCTCGGGACGACTACTGATACCTCTTTTCCGGTGTCGGAAGTGAATTATGCTTTGAAGGTATCTGCCGTGAATCAATATGGAACGCAAGGTAAAAAAGGTGTATTGTAA
- a CDS encoding two-component regulator propeller domain-containing protein produces MKTLYVFLLCLYTSLTVAAQPLCQIKHFSVNSGLSQGVVVNIMQDKKGFLWFATWNGLNKFDGYTFKNYKAFPGDGCTLTTNRFSYITESKDGDIWCKSYDNRAYLFDIQTEKFIDILLPIESSLQQTNTVSNIYTLNKGITWITCEQGYAFRINEQTCKEGKDIILYSSFNQNLKGNKIFDIYEDSDGDEWIMTDKGVTIIGKKRINSDYPFKMVKEYNKRIYLISTSGKIAIYDPKNGNIKFQELPCPVTDIYSISSISPSNDKIGLGTDNGFITYDTEKKKFQHFNIQTATQPSNEAHFFYQDKTGEVWIFANTSGVIKLNLKTGDKQHFTAPIQNLIQYERDNRYMIFEDHEGTLWMSPQKGHLCYYDRDSNQLKLYFADENNPASLFAPSIRYYYTDRQQNVWITNDRGVDKISFYPNKYRIRPIDNGLEIRAFLADKQKRLWVASKKGNVRIYRPDGTLEGYLSPQGIITPQEVTFGKSVYCFMEDKQGNIWMGTKKDGLILLKKKNEHSYLLQQFVHQPQDTYSLSNNSVYSIIQDSHDNIWIACYGGGLNLLSHAPDGSTNFIHSGNRLKNYPVSTSLKIRHIAEAPNGVLLIGTTNGLLTFSNKFDQPEEIKFYHSNRIPNVDSSLSSNDVMQIFTDSRKNTYVITFTGGISQVISKNLLTEDIQFKSYTIKDGLASDLVLSMLEDTQKQLWVISENSISKFNPQQGTFENYGSNYFQRELNLTEAVPTLTSQKKIVLGTNQGILEINTEQMKKSSYVPPIVFTGLKIQGSQLHVALDDIKELELNPSERNVTFQFAAIDYVNPDAIEYAYRLQGLEEEWNEAGNNRSATYINLPAGEYQLQIRSSNSDGVWTDNIRTLPIHVLPTFWETYWAWLFYIVMFVLFTTIIVYILFYIYRLRHQVDLEQHLSNIKLRFFTDISHELRTPLTLISSPVSEILAHEAISPTVREHLNLVHKNTERMLRLVNQLLDFRKIQNKKMKVLVEKTELVSQLQKIMESFHLIAKEKRIDFQLQTNTDKIYAWVDRDKFEKIFFNLLSNAFKYTPNGKKVTVNMITGSEQVTISVSDEGIGIAPEKQQSLFYRFETLAQYNILQPSSGIGLSLVRELIELHHGNIQVKSEPGSGSEFIVTLPKEEKAFADDQQTEFILSDSDNNSPTIQATEEDSDSTSFKAAYAENENKTDAEDEKTSILIVEDNNELRHFLWNILSETYTVLEATNGKEGLKYAQQYIPDLIISDVMMPVMDGLDMVKAIKADHDTCHIPIILLSAKSSLDDRIAGLEQGIDDYITKPFSSTYLKTRILSLLRQRKQLQDLYLSKLSEHTQEEDHINGWEPSQPQVTPYDEQFMQQVMAFMEEQMDNTDITIDDFANKLMLSRTVFYRKLKSIVGLTPVDFVCEMRIKRAAQLIEKSEYSFSQIAYMTGFNDPKYFSRRFKKIMGVTPTEYKERKGDAS; encoded by the coding sequence ATGAAGACACTCTATGTTTTCCTTTTATGCTTATACACCAGTCTGACTGTAGCAGCTCAACCTCTTTGCCAGATTAAACACTTCTCTGTCAATAGTGGCCTTTCGCAAGGAGTAGTAGTGAATATAATGCAAGACAAAAAAGGATTTCTTTGGTTCGCCACCTGGAATGGACTGAACAAATTCGACGGATACACATTTAAAAATTACAAAGCATTTCCGGGAGACGGCTGTACTTTAACGACTAACCGTTTCTCTTATATTACAGAAAGCAAAGACGGAGATATATGGTGCAAATCTTATGATAACCGTGCATATCTATTTGATATTCAGACAGAGAAGTTTATTGACATACTCCTTCCTATTGAATCATCCCTGCAACAGACCAACACAGTCAGCAATATCTATACCTTAAATAAAGGGATTACATGGATCACCTGCGAACAAGGTTATGCTTTCAGAATCAATGAGCAAACCTGCAAAGAAGGAAAAGATATCATTTTATACAGCAGTTTCAACCAAAATTTAAAAGGAAACAAGATATTCGACATTTACGAAGATTCCGACGGGGACGAATGGATCATGACAGATAAGGGAGTAACCATCATCGGGAAAAAACGAATCAACAGCGATTATCCGTTCAAAATGGTCAAAGAATATAATAAGAGAATATATCTTATCTCAACTTCCGGAAAAATCGCAATATATGATCCCAAGAACGGAAATATAAAATTCCAGGAGTTACCATGTCCTGTCACAGATATCTATTCCATATCTTCCATTTCCCCTTCTAATGACAAGATCGGCTTAGGAACTGACAACGGATTTATAACATACGATACAGAAAAGAAAAAATTCCAACATTTTAATATACAAACAGCCACCCAGCCATCCAATGAAGCTCATTTCTTTTATCAGGACAAAACCGGAGAAGTCTGGATCTTTGCCAATACCTCCGGTGTGATAAAGCTAAATCTGAAAACAGGAGATAAGCAGCACTTCACAGCTCCTATACAAAACCTAATCCAATATGAACGCGACAACCGGTACATGATCTTTGAAGACCATGAAGGCACACTATGGATGAGTCCTCAAAAAGGGCATTTGTGCTATTATGACCGCGACAGTAATCAACTGAAACTATACTTTGCAGATGAAAATAATCCCGCTTCCCTATTTGCCCCCTCTATTCGCTATTATTATACCGACCGGCAACAGAATGTATGGATTACCAATGACCGGGGCGTAGACAAAATATCTTTCTATCCCAATAAATACAGAATACGTCCCATAGACAATGGATTGGAAATACGTGCTTTTCTTGCCGACAAACAGAAACGTCTCTGGGTTGCTTCCAAAAAGGGAAACGTCAGAATTTACCGTCCGGATGGGACATTAGAAGGCTACCTTTCTCCACAGGGCATAATCACCCCTCAAGAGGTTACTTTCGGAAAAAGTGTGTACTGTTTTATGGAAGATAAACAAGGAAATATATGGATGGGAACCAAAAAAGACGGCCTCATCCTTCTAAAGAAGAAAAATGAGCACTCCTATCTTTTACAACAATTCGTCCATCAGCCACAAGATACATACAGTTTAAGCAACAATAGTGTCTATAGTATTATTCAGGATAGTCATGACAATATATGGATCGCATGTTATGGAGGTGGCCTCAACCTATTATCACACGCACCTGATGGTTCTACCAACTTTATCCATAGCGGCAACCGGCTGAAAAACTATCCTGTTTCTACTTCACTCAAAATAAGACATATCGCAGAAGCCCCCAACGGAGTGTTATTGATTGGCACAACCAATGGTTTACTTACATTCTCCAATAAGTTCGATCAGCCTGAAGAAATTAAGTTCTATCACAGCAACCGTATCCCTAATGTAGATTCCAGCCTTAGCAGTAATGATGTCATGCAGATATTTACTGACAGTCGAAAAAACACTTATGTAATAACATTCACCGGAGGAATCAGCCAGGTTATCTCTAAAAATCTGCTCACGGAAGATATACAATTCAAAAGTTATACAATCAAAGACGGATTAGCTTCCGATTTGGTACTTTCAATGCTCGAAGATACTCAAAAACAATTATGGGTAATCTCCGAAAACTCCATATCCAAATTCAATCCACAACAAGGAACATTTGAGAATTATGGAAGTAATTACTTTCAGAGAGAACTGAATCTCACTGAAGCAGTTCCCACACTAACCAGTCAAAAGAAAATCGTTCTCGGAACCAATCAAGGGATACTTGAAATCAACACAGAACAAATGAAAAAAAGTTCTTATGTACCTCCTATTGTATTTACCGGACTCAAAATACAAGGAAGTCAACTTCATGTAGCGCTTGATGACATAAAAGAACTGGAACTAAATCCTTCGGAACGTAATGTCACCTTTCAATTTGCAGCCATTGATTATGTAAATCCCGATGCCATCGAATACGCCTATCGCCTGCAAGGCCTGGAAGAAGAATGGAACGAAGCCGGTAATAACCGCTCTGCAACATACATAAATTTACCTGCCGGAGAATATCAACTGCAAATCCGTTCCAGCAATAGCGACGGAGTATGGACCGATAATATACGCACTCTCCCCATTCATGTTTTACCCACTTTTTGGGAAACATACTGGGCATGGTTATTCTATATTGTCATGTTCGTTTTATTCACCACTATCATTGTATACATCCTGTTCTATATCTACCGTTTGCGGCATCAGGTTGATCTGGAACAACATTTATCCAATATCAAACTGCGTTTCTTCACTGATATTTCACATGAATTACGCACTCCTTTAACTTTAATATCCAGCCCTGTATCAGAAATTCTAGCGCATGAAGCAATCTCTCCGACAGTTCGGGAACATCTAAATTTGGTACATAAAAACACAGAACGTATGCTTCGTCTGGTTAATCAACTACTGGATTTCCGCAAAATCCAAAATAAGAAGATGAAAGTGTTGGTAGAAAAGACAGAACTCGTTTCCCAATTACAGAAGATAATGGAAAGCTTCCACCTTATAGCAAAAGAAAAGAGAATTGATTTCCAACTTCAAACTAATACAGACAAAATATACGCATGGGTAGACCGTGACAAATTTGAAAAGATATTCTTCAATCTACTTTCAAATGCCTTCAAATATACACCGAACGGGAAGAAAGTAACGGTAAATATGATAACAGGTTCGGAGCAAGTCACCATCTCCGTATCTGATGAAGGCATTGGCATTGCTCCCGAAAAGCAACAATCCCTATTTTATCGATTTGAAACACTGGCACAATACAATATCCTGCAGCCCTCATCCGGCATTGGGCTTTCACTAGTACGCGAATTAATAGAATTACATCACGGAAATATCCAAGTGAAAAGCGAGCCGGGAAGTGGAAGTGAATTCATTGTCACACTTCCTAAGGAAGAAAAAGCATTTGCAGACGATCAACAAACCGAATTTATTTTATCCGACAGTGACAATAATTCACCGACGATACAAGCTACTGAAGAAGATTCGGATAGTACATCCTTCAAGGCAGCATACGCAGAGAATGAAAATAAAACCGACGCAGAGGATGAAAAAACTTCCATTCTTATTGTCGAAGACAACAATGAATTACGTCATTTCCTATGGAATATCCTGTCAGAGACTTACACTGTTCTCGAAGCAACAAATGGAAAAGAAGGATTAAAATATGCACAGCAGTACATTCCGGATCTGATAATCAGTGATGTTATGATGCCGGTCATGGATGGATTAGACATGGTGAAAGCAATCAAAGCCGATCATGACACCTGCCATATTCCTATTATATTACTATCAGCAAAATCTTCTTTAGATGATCGGATAGCAGGACTGGAACAAGGTATCGATGACTACATTACCAAACCATTCAGCTCTACATACTTAAAAACCAGAATCTTGTCGCTGCTCCGTCAGCGTAAACAGCTACAAGATCTATATTTATCGAAACTGTCAGAGCATACTCAAGAAGAGGATCATATAAATGGGTGGGAGCCTTCACAACCTCAAGTGACTCCATACGATGAACAATTCATGCAACAAGTAATGGCGTTTATGGAGGAACAAATGGATAATACAGATATCACCATCGACGACTTCGCCAACAAACTAATGTTAAGCCGTACGGTATTCTACCGAAAATTAAAATCCATTGTTGGGCTGACTCCGGTAGATTTCGTATGTGAAATGCGCATCAAACGAGCCGCCCAGCTAATTGAAAAAAGTGAATACAGTTTCTCCCAAATTGCTTATATGACCGGTTTCAATGACCCGAAGTACTTTAGCAGGCGCTTCAAAAAAATCATGGGAGTCACTCCTACAGAATATAAAGAAAGAAAGGGAGATGCCTCATAA
- a CDS encoding glycoside hydrolase family 28 protein yields MKRLFICVVGLVIAVTAWSRTFNMKELGADPRGIESCTELINQTIEKASSEGGGTIYFPAGVYLTATIHMKSNITLYVESGAVLRFSDRFEDYLPFVKIRWEGTVMNTLSPLIYAHDAENLTITGRGTLNGNGFKWWSWEKETRELIKKNGGKLPALNKLQRMWEEANEDLEISDYYKPSLERRMFRPPFIQFYECNNVLIENVKIVNSPFWTINPAFCDNVTVHGVTIYNPSKDPKGPNTDGINPSSCRNVRISDCFISVGDDCITIKSGRDADGRKYGKACENITITNCVMLSGHGGVVIGSEMSGGVRRVTISNCVFDGTDSGIRLKSSRGRGGVVEELRVDNIVMKNIQRNAFIFDLFYDKESKVEPVSERTPVFRNIHLSNITGSDIKQIGYIKGIEEMPVQGLSFSNINMKAEVGFIVDIAEDIRFDNVDFSSQTGSPWQFSKCKQIVLNNVRSKYPVNQQPIVTFEDVDNAIINNCFQMTPVKDFYKANNSHIIEGHNYWKKESFK; encoded by the coding sequence ATGAAACGTCTATTTATTTGTGTAGTGGGACTTGTTATAGCCGTAACCGCATGGTCTCGTACCTTTAATATGAAGGAGCTTGGAGCTGATCCCCGAGGTATTGAATCTTGTACGGAGTTAATAAACCAAACGATTGAAAAAGCATCTTCTGAAGGTGGAGGAACTATTTATTTCCCGGCAGGTGTTTATTTGACAGCCACTATCCACATGAAAAGTAATATAACTTTGTATGTGGAGTCCGGAGCTGTTCTTCGTTTTTCAGATCGTTTTGAAGATTATCTTCCTTTTGTGAAGATTCGTTGGGAAGGTACAGTGATGAATACTTTGTCTCCCCTGATTTATGCGCATGATGCGGAGAATTTGACTATAACCGGGCGTGGAACGTTGAACGGTAATGGATTCAAATGGTGGAGCTGGGAGAAAGAAACACGGGAGCTGATTAAAAAGAACGGAGGAAAATTGCCTGCTTTGAATAAACTACAACGAATGTGGGAAGAGGCTAATGAAGATCTGGAAATTTCGGATTATTATAAACCTTCTTTAGAGCGTCGTATGTTTCGGCCTCCTTTTATTCAGTTTTATGAATGTAACAATGTGTTGATAGAGAATGTGAAAATTGTCAATTCTCCTTTTTGGACCATAAATCCGGCTTTTTGTGATAATGTAACAGTGCATGGAGTGACGATATATAACCCTTCAAAAGACCCAAAAGGTCCCAATACGGATGGAATAAACCCTTCTTCTTGCCGGAATGTGCGTATTTCTGATTGTTTTATTAGTGTGGGGGATGATTGTATTACAATTAAATCGGGGCGTGATGCTGATGGACGGAAATATGGAAAGGCATGTGAAAATATAACGATAACTAATTGTGTTATGCTTTCCGGTCATGGAGGGGTAGTTATTGGTAGTGAAATGTCAGGCGGTGTAAGGAGAGTGACAATTTCTAATTGTGTTTTCGATGGTACGGATTCCGGTATTCGCTTGAAATCTTCTCGTGGGAGAGGAGGAGTTGTTGAAGAGCTTCGGGTAGATAATATCGTCATGAAGAATATTCAGCGGAATGCCTTCATCTTTGATTTGTTCTATGATAAAGAATCAAAAGTGGAACCTGTCAGTGAACGGACTCCTGTTTTCCGGAACATTCATTTGAGTAATATCACAGGTTCTGATATCAAGCAAATTGGTTATATTAAAGGGATTGAAGAAATGCCTGTACAAGGTTTGTCCTTTTCAAATATTAATATGAAGGCAGAGGTTGGATTTATAGTTGATATTGCTGAGGATATTCGTTTTGATAATGTGGATTTCTCTTCGCAGACTGGTTCACCGTGGCAATTCAGTAAGTGTAAGCAGATTGTTCTGAATAATGTTAGATCGAAGTATCCTGTAAACCAACAACCGATTGTTACTTTTGAAGATGTCGATAATGCTATTATTAATAATTGTTTTCAGATGACTCCTGTGAAGGATTTTTATAAAGCTAATAACAGTCATATTATTGAAGGACATAATTATTGGAAAAAAGAGAGTTTTAAATAA